A genomic window from Nicotiana sylvestris chromosome 11, ASM39365v2, whole genome shotgun sequence includes:
- the LOC104211581 gene encoding glutaredoxin-C1-like, with protein MQYQESESSWGNRHNTKGRRRSSSSSDSLERVVRLASGSAVVIFSSSSCCMCHAIKRLFCDLGVSPTVYELDQEPKGKEMERALSKLLGNSPAVPVVFVGGKLIGAMDRVMASHINGSLVPLLREAGALWL; from the coding sequence ATGCAGTACCAAGAATCAGAGTCGTCGTGGGGAAATCGACACAACACAAAGGGAAGGCGACGATCGTCGTCGTCTTCGGACTCGTTGGAAAGGGTGGTGAGGCTGGCTTCAGGAAGTGCAGTGGTGATATTCAGCTCGAGCTCATGTTGCATGTGCCATGCAATAAAAAGGCTGTTTTGTGATTTGGGAGTGAGCCCAACGGTATACGAGCTGGACCAAGAACCTAAAGGGAAAGAGATGGAGAGAGCACTCTCAAAGCTTCTAGGCAACTCACCTGCAGTTCCTGTTGTTTTCGTAGGTGGAAAACTAATTGGAGCAATGGATAGAGTTATGGCCTCTCATATTAATGGCTCTCTTGTCCCACTTCTCAGAGAAGCTGGTGCTCTCTGGCTTTAA